The sequence GCGCCCGGTTCACGATGCGGCTTCCGGTCGTGGCCGGCGGTGGGGCGGGCGGGCTCAGCCCTGTGCGTCCGGAACCGGACGGGTCAGTTGGTCAAGGCGTTGCAGCCGTCCATCTCCGGCGAGCTGGCCGAACATGTAGATCTCGGTGGCGATGACATTGCCCTTGATCGTGACCGCGGTCAGGGTGTAGCGGGCGGCCACGCGGTCACCGGATACCAAGGTCTCATGAACCTCGGTATGCACTCTGGCGGCCCTTTGGCGGGCAGGCCGCACATGCGCAAGGAGCTTCTCGCGGTCGAGTGGTATCCCGTCGTTGTAGAGAACGAAGTCGGGCGTGTGGTAGCGGTCGAAGACCGCGGCAGGGCGTCGCCCGACAGACCGTCTACGCCCACTTCGCATCACGCGAGGCGTTGCTCAGGGCCATCGTCGATCGGATCACCGTCGAGGTGACGGCCGCCATCGACGCGGTGGAACTGGACAGCGGTCCCGCTGCAGACGCGCTGTGCCGGTGGGTGGATGTCAGCTGGACACTTCTCTACCGGTACCCGATCCTGCTCACCTCGGCCATGTCCGCCGCGACTCCACGGAAAGAGCACGAACGGCATCTGCCGATCACCGAGCGACTCGACTCGCTCATCCGGCGGGGGCAACGAACAGGCGAGTTCGACCGCGATACGACGGCGGCCTGGCTGGTGGCGGCCATCATCAGCCTCGGTCACACCGCCGGGCAGCAGGTACAGGCCGGCCGGATGAACATCCGCGATGCCGGCACGGCCTTCCGTGAGAGCGTGCGGCGTACCTGCGTCCGAGACATCGGGAGTCCTTCGGGACCTGCAGACATCGGCAAGGCCGATGGAAATGGACCTGACAGCTGACGCCGCAGCAAAGGTCGGACGCGCAACAGCAGCCCGGAGGCCGCAGATCGAGCGCCGCCCGTGGCTTCCGTCCTCGCCTCTACCCAACGCCCGCTCATCGGCATGAGCGTGTGCGGGGTCGGCTCGATGGGGCGCGTGTGGCCGAGGCCGCCCTCGTGCCTTGATGGGTTCCGGGCGGAGGCTCGGGACCGATCAAGGTAGGGTAATTTCAGGCGAGCGGGA is a genomic window of Micromonospora tarapacensis containing:
- a CDS encoding nuclear transport factor 2 family protein is translated as MRSGRRRSVGRRPAAVFDRYHTPDFVLYNDGIPLDREKLLAHVRPARQRAARVHTEVHETLVSGDRVAARYTLTAVTIKGNVIATEIYMFGQLAGDGRLQRLDQLTRPVPDAQG